In Telopea speciosissima isolate NSW1024214 ecotype Mountain lineage chromosome 10, Tspe_v1, whole genome shotgun sequence, the DNA window GTAAGATTGGTTTGAAAAACAAAGCCACGCTTTTGGGTTTTGCGATTTGCTCAATTGCGTTGGGGTGttcaagaagaatgagaagtCTTGAATTAAAATTGACAAAGTTCCATGTATTAGAAATCCATGAGAATGGCGGCCGATGGGGACGACTGACTGGTAGGGACAGGGTAGGAACCAGTAGGTCTGGTGGGtcaaacgagagagagagagagaggttctaCGCAGTGGGTTGATGAGATGGGCAAGGGACAGAGAATAGAGGAAGATGCAATATTGGGGATGGAGGCGATTTGCAACAGAAAtacgaaaaacagagaagaacaagcacacacaaacacacaggatttacatggttcacccctaagatggaagctacatccacggtccAACAACAGAATGAATTTCACTATTCTCTGGAAATATTACAAAAACCTCTTTTACAGTCCTCTCAGAGATAAGAActttatatagagaagccctaacccgaAGAAGTACAAGAATATCCTTGGACCCAGAAATTACCAAATCGGACAGGATCAGACCAAAACATAACgtatatcccaaaatataccgtttcgaagatctcgatgagcccaacacaactcccTGCCTTTGGCATAGATGTACGCCATTTTTCGATAATCCGAGATCTTTTCGAGACCGAAATAACCCTCCGAAGATCTCAAGTCTCAACTGTACATTCTGGACAAAAAATCATGCTTCACTAATAACATAGAATAATTGAACTGTTCTCCATTCTATTTGACAGTCAATCACATGTTTTTTTAGCGATCTAAAATTTCCCCAAAACAACAGCTACTGTGATGcaattttgtgtgtttttttaatataaaattatgtttggatgccaagaaaatgGGGATAAGGAATTCCGAGGAAAGAAAGATAGACACGAATACGCAACAATTATGCAAGTCTAGGAGAGTGATAGAATTGATGCTCTAATGTATAAATACCAAATGGAGTTTGTTtgctcatcaaaaaaaaaaaaaaaaaaaaaataccaaatggAGTGTAATAATAGTATTCACGTGGAATAAAGTTTTCTTTTCATTCCGATTCCATTCTTTGGACTAGTTGGGCCAGTGCGCCTATGCTCTGTCCATTCACCTGTGACTCTGCGAGCCGCGACGCCTGTGTTGGCGTCTCTTTTGGCCCGTTCTACACTTCTGCTTCAGTTTCACTGTTGCAGGCTACTTTTATCGAGGCAATATCGATCGATGACCGTTCTCTGCCTATCTCTCTGTGCTTGTTTGTTTTTGGATGGACTTCCTTTGTTAAGTGGTGGTGAAACTGCAatcccaaacccccccccccctccactcTCTGCTACACACACAGGGTGCTTACGGTGGGCAGTTGTTCTTCACTACTTCGTGGGTAGAATAATCTCTGTAACTCTTGGATGTTGATGGTTTATTGGGAAAGCTTTTTGCTGGTCTGGGCAGTTCTGTGATCATGAAATAGATTAGTCCATAAGCTTGTTGAGTAGCCCGTCATTCGCAGATGAATTTGTCTACTTCTTCCATCATCACCAATCTATTTCGTTTGCGCCTTCGGAAGAAAAAAATCTGCTTCACTTTGCTAGACTTTGGAGAGTTTTTTGACATTTCAAGCTTCCTCTTAGACACACTTACAGGGATACTATTGTTGTACTGTTATGTGCTTCTGGATTTCTGTAGTTTGAAGCTCTAACCATGGCGTCTGTTATTTCTGCGTCACTCTTAATTTTCATATGCATCCTCCTTAATGGTTATGTGCACTGCCAAAGGCCCCCAGTTGTGAATGTTGGTGTGGTCTTTACATTTCATTCTGTCATCGGTAGGGCTGCGAAAAGCGCCATGGAAGCTGCAGCTGCCGATATCAATGCGGATCAGAGCATTCTTAATGGCACCCAACTCAATTTAATAATGGCGGATGCAAACTGCAGCGTTTTCATGGGGTCTATTGGAGGTACGCCCAATTTGCTTTTCTCTGTGAACAGAACGTTCAGACTACGAACTTTTCTTTAATATCTTCTGGTGGTTCGTTAACTTAGTCTAATTGTTGCTGCTGACGATGAAAAACTAATCAGGTATTGTTTGTAGAGACCTGGTGTGGTGATCTTTCCAAGAACTCCGTTTTCTGCTGTGTTCTTAGTCAAGTACTCAACTCCTAGTCTCTACACTGAGTTTTATTACAAAATTAATTGGGAATGTCTCCTCTGCTTGTGATTTCATTTaggttttaagttttaatttgGTGTTCTGTCCAGAAATTAAAACCATAGATTTAATCTCAGGTGTGCTAATTGTATAAATATTTCAGGTTCTAGGAAAGTTAGTGATTTTTTAAGATTGATAGTCCATTTTCTGCTGTGAGAAGTTTTCAAATACCAGACGAACTGTGCAGTATCCTAGCTTTTAGGTGAAGGAAAAATGGCTCATATGACTGCCATTAGTTCGCTCGTTTTCAGCTTATACATTTCATTTCTGCTTATGTTCTCTTATGCATGCACTTTTTCACCATGTCAAGCCTATTGTCATTTGCACCCAATGCTGTTTATTTGCGGTATTAGGTTCTGAAGACAATACTCATATTTTCCTGTGGAATTACATGATATTGACTGCATCAGAGTTTTGCCTGCAGCTTTTCAAGTAATTGAGAAAGATGTGGTGGCCATTATCGGACCACAATCTTCAGGAATAGCCCATATGATCTCCTCCATTACCAATGGACTCCAAGTGCCTCTTATCTCATTTGCTGCCACAGATCCTACTCTCTCCGCTGCCTTTCAATTTCCCTTCTTTATCAGAGGCATACAAAGTGACTATTGCCAGATGGCAGCCATGGCTGATTTGATTAACTATTATGGGTGGCGGAAGGTTATTGCtgtctatgtggatgatgaTTATGGAAGGAATGGGATATCTGCTCTAGATGATGCACTTGCTGAGAAAATGTCAAAGATTTCTTATAAAGTGGCATTTCGACCTGGAGCCAATCCTGGTGAAATCGCTGATTTGCTTAATAAATCCAAACTGATCGGCCCACGTGTTTATGTTGTTCATGTTAGTCCTGATTCAGGTCTCGCAATCTTCTCCATAGCCCAAAACCTTCAAATGATGACCAGTGATTATGTGTGGTTTGCAACAGATTGGCTTTGTGCTACATTAGATTCATCGTCAAATGTGAACCAAACATTGCTCCTTCCCCTGCAAGGGGTAGTTGGACTCCGTCCACATATTCCACAATCCTGGATGCAGAAGGCTTTTGTCTCTCGCTGGAGAGAATTACAACGGAAAGGTTTAGTTAGTTCTGGGTTGAATGCTTATGGCCTTTATGCTTATGATACAGTGTGGGCTGTTGCACATTCTCTTGATGCGTTCTTAAATGAAGATAGGAACATCACGTTCTCTTTTAACAAGAAGTTACATGATCTCAATGCAACATCACTGCAGCTGGAAGAGCTCAAAACTTTTGATGGGGGTACTGACCTCCTTAATAAATTGTTGCAGACAAACTTCACAGGTTTAACAGGTGCAGTAAAATTTGATACAGACAGGAATCTCATTGGCAATGGTTATGAAATTATTAACGTTGATAAGGCAGCACTTCGTAGGATTGGTTACTGGTCTAATAATTCAGGTCTTTCGGTTGTAGTACCAGAGACATTAAAACAGGGACAGCGTAGCAATTCCCAGTTGGATCAGAAACTCAGCAATGTAACCTGGCCTGGTCAGAAGACAGAAAAGCCACGTGGGTGGGTGATTGCAGACAATGAAAGACCATTAAGAATTGGAGTGCCAAAACGAGTTAGTTTTGTTGAATTTGTAACAGAAAATCGCAGTAATAAAATTGAAGGGTATTGTATTGACGTGTTTAGTGCAGCTCGGGAACTAATCCCCTATGAAGTCCCTTACAAATTTGTGGCTTTTGGGAATGGTCAGTCCAATCCCAATTACAAAGAGCTAGTGAGGATGGTTGCTGATAATGTAAGTGCACAGTGATGAATTCCATCTGTAGTGCTTAACAGAAAGGAAATCATAGGTCAGTCCTTGGGTTACAGGATGGATATGGACTATCTGGACATATGGGCATTACTTTTAGACAAGTCCTATCCTGGAGATCTTTTACCCCAAAAATTAGTCCAGTGGGATGTCTCCAAAATATTTGTATAATGGAAGAGAGCCTGTGGATTTGGTGTTCAGAATAATCTGTTTGGCTTGATTTTGGCCTAGAAGATCTCTATATACCATCAGATGCTGTGTCCCAAATCCACTGCATTCTGTGCCACATTTTCTAATGTTTTACAATGTGATCCACTTTGCATGTCTTTAGCTTAGTCTGTAACTGCATGGCTTATTCTTTACCATTCTGTTGTTAGGTTTTTGATGGAGCCGTTGGGGACATCGCTATTGTAACAAACCGGACAATGATTGCTGATTTTACTCAGCCTTATGTTGCAACAGGGCTTGTAATAGTTGCTCCTATCGGCAATAAAAGGTCAAGTGCTTGGGTATTCCTCAGGCCATTTACTGTGGAGATGTGGTGCACCACTGCAGCATTTTTTCTCTTGATAGGATTGGTTATTTGGATACTTGAGCATCGTATCAACAAAGACTTCCGTGGCCCACCTAGAAGACAGCTCATGACTATGTTCCTGTAACCTTCTCATGCTAATTGAAACTACATCCaatattttctcattttatttttgaaggccATAATTTTATTAGTGGCTCATGTCCCAGTGCTCCACTTTCTCTTGCAGGTTTAGCTTCTCAACACTGTTTAAGACAAATCGTAAGGAATAATTTGGCTTCTGCCTTCTATATTTTAATCAAATTCTTTCCTCTGCCTATTCTGTTATCTTCTGTTGCTATTTGTGTCTGAGAGCTACATTGATTATATTCTGTGTCATTTACTAATTACAGAAGAATATACCATGAGCACTCTCGGGCggatagtgatgatgatatGGCTTTTCGTGCTGATGGTGGTCACATCAAGCTACACAGCAAGTTTGACTTCATTTCTTACAGTCCAGCAGCTGTCATCGCCTATCACAGGAATTGACAGTTTGATTGCAACCAGATGGCCTATTGGGTATCAAGTTGGTTCATTTGCTGAGAGCT includes these proteins:
- the LOC122642580 gene encoding glutamate receptor 3.7-like — translated: MASVISASLLIFICILLNGYVHCQRPPVVNVGVVFTFHSVIGRAAKSAMEAAAADINADQSILNGTQLNLIMADANCSVFMGSIGAFQVIEKDVVAIIGPQSSGIAHMISSITNGLQVPLISFAATDPTLSAAFQFPFFIRGIQSDYCQMAAMADLINYYGWRKVIAVYVDDDYGRNGISALDDALAEKMSKISYKVAFRPGANPGEIADLLNKSKLIGPRVYVVHVSPDSGLAIFSIAQNLQMMTSDYVWFATDWLCATLDSSSNVNQTLLLPLQGVVGLRPHIPQSWMQKAFVSRWRELQRKGLVSSGLNAYGLYAYDTVWAVAHSLDAFLNEDRNITFSFNKKLHDLNATSLQLEELKTFDGGTDLLNKLLQTNFTGLTGAVKFDTDRNLIGNGYEIINVDKAALRRIGYWSNNSGLSVVVPETLKQGQRSNSQLDQKLSNVTWPGQKTEKPRGWVIADNERPLRIGVPKRVSFVEFVTENRSNKIEGYCIDVFSAARELIPYEVPYKFVAFGNGQSNPNYKELVRMVADNVFDGAVGDIAIVTNRTMIADFTQPYVATGLVIVAPIGNKRSSAWVFLRPFTVEMWCTTAAFFLLIGLVIWILEHRINKDFRGPPRRQLMTMFLFSFSTLFKTNQEYTMSTLGRIVMMIWLFVLMVVTSSYTASLTSFLTVQQLSSPITGIDSLIATRWPIGYQVGSFAESYLKESLNIPSSRLVSLGTPEEYGRALQRGPSNGGVAAIVDELPYVELFLSKQADFGIIGQMFTKNGWGFAFQRGSPLAVDMSTAILKLSESGKLQEIHDKWFCKLGCAIQGTHQSDPNQLQLSSFWGLYLLCGAFTLTAFLVFIIQMVLQFVRYKQKQRELSSHASELSTAQCSQVIYNFFAFIDEKEVCDNPALPQAS